From one Simplicispira suum genomic stretch:
- a CDS encoding DUF1993 domain-containing protein yields the protein MTSPMYTHSVPVFKQMLTALKTILAQASEYAAAKSIEPDALLQARLAPDMFALLKQVQIAADFSRGIAARLAGVEVPSLASQEKSFADLDALLAQTLAFLDSVDAAQFEGKESVEIVLRPGTPKEKKLTGQVYLANYGLPQFFFHVTTAYDILRHNGLPIGKRDFMGAY from the coding sequence ATGACCAGCCCCATGTACACCCACTCGGTTCCCGTCTTCAAGCAGATGCTGACGGCTTTGAAAACCATCCTTGCGCAGGCCAGCGAATACGCCGCCGCCAAGTCCATCGAGCCCGATGCCCTGTTGCAGGCGCGGCTGGCGCCCGACATGTTTGCGCTGCTCAAACAGGTGCAGATTGCCGCCGATTTTTCGCGTGGCATTGCGGCGCGGCTGGCGGGGGTGGAGGTGCCGAGCCTTGCAAGCCAGGAGAAAAGCTTTGCCGACCTGGATGCGCTCCTGGCGCAGACCCTGGCCTTTCTGGACAGCGTGGACGCAGCCCAGTTTGAAGGCAAGGAAAGCGTTGAGATCGTCTTGCGCCCCGGCACGCCCAAGGAGAAAAAGCTCACTGGGCAGGTGTACCTGGCCAACTACGGCCTGCCGCAGTTCTTCTTTCACGTGACCACCGCCTACGACATCCTGCGCCACAACGGTTTGCCGATTGGCAAGCGCGACTTCATGGGCGCGTACTGA
- a CDS encoding DUF72 domain-containing protein encodes MASAAHPHRSRPQIRIGIGGWTFEPWRDNFYPAGLAQSKELHYASRQLSAIEVNGTYYSTFKPPTFAKWHSETPDGFLFSLKANRFATNRRVLAEAGDSIARFVDSGISELAEKLGPIVWQFMPTKQFEPEDFEAFLALLPQQVDGRRLRHALDVRHESFATPAFLALARQYGCVPVHTDAEKFPAIAAPDADFAYLRLMRSQAHVPTGYTPEAIAAWAQGVRAWTSGQRPRDVFVYFINGAKERAPAGAMELMKQLGLQA; translated from the coding sequence ATGGCAAGCGCCGCACACCCTCACCGCAGCCGCCCCCAAATCCGCATCGGCATTGGCGGCTGGACCTTCGAGCCCTGGCGCGACAACTTCTACCCCGCCGGGCTGGCGCAGAGCAAGGAGCTGCACTACGCCAGCCGCCAGCTCAGTGCCATCGAGGTGAACGGTACCTACTACAGCACCTTCAAGCCGCCGACCTTCGCCAAGTGGCACAGCGAGACGCCGGACGGCTTCCTGTTCTCGCTCAAGGCCAACCGCTTCGCGACGAATCGGCGGGTCCTGGCCGAGGCGGGTGATTCGATTGCCCGCTTTGTCGACAGCGGCATCTCCGAATTGGCCGAGAAGCTCGGGCCCATCGTCTGGCAGTTCATGCCGACGAAACAATTCGAGCCCGAGGACTTCGAAGCCTTCCTCGCCCTGCTGCCCCAACAGGTGGACGGCCGCCGCCTGCGCCATGCGCTGGACGTGCGGCACGAGAGTTTCGCCACGCCGGCCTTCCTGGCGCTGGCGCGCCAATACGGCTGCGTGCCAGTGCACACCGATGCAGAGAAATTTCCCGCCATTGCCGCGCCTGACGCCGATTTTGCCTACCTGCGGCTGATGCGCAGCCAGGCCCATGTGCCGACCGGCTACACGCCCGAGGCCATCGCCGCCTGGGCCCAGGGCGTGCGCGCCTGGACGAGCGGACAGCGGCCGCGCGACGTGTTCGTGTACTTCATCAACGGCGCCAAAGAGCGCGCGCCGGCAGGCGCGATGGAGTTGATGAAGCAGTTGGGCCTGCAGGCATAG
- a CDS encoding class I SAM-dependent methyltransferase, giving the protein MKSAQAEVFDEAYYQRFYFDKKTSVVDPGHVERLGAFVCSYLQYLRVPVQRVLDMGCGIGLWRDVVARHFPHATYHGVELSPYLCERFGWEQGSVVDYRASAPYDLVICQGVLPYLDAADLKRAMHSLGLLCSGALYLEAVSREDWEQDILDENLTDPRMFRHRAALYRRGLEPNYTALGGGLWLSRQAEVPLFALESLSNA; this is encoded by the coding sequence GTGAAATCTGCCCAAGCCGAGGTGTTTGACGAAGCGTATTACCAGCGCTTTTATTTCGACAAGAAAACCAGCGTCGTGGACCCCGGCCACGTCGAGCGCCTGGGCGCTTTTGTGTGCAGCTATTTGCAGTACCTGCGCGTGCCGGTGCAGCGCGTGCTGGACATGGGCTGCGGCATCGGGCTGTGGCGGGACGTAGTGGCGCGGCATTTTCCGCATGCCACGTACCACGGCGTGGAATTGAGCCCCTACCTGTGCGAACGCTTTGGCTGGGAGCAAGGCTCGGTGGTGGACTACCGCGCCAGTGCGCCCTACGACCTGGTGATCTGCCAGGGCGTGCTGCCGTATCTGGACGCCGCCGACTTGAAACGCGCCATGCACTCTCTGGGCCTGCTCTGCAGTGGAGCCTTGTACCTGGAGGCGGTCTCGCGCGAGGACTGGGAGCAGGACATCCTGGACGAGAACCTGACCGACCCGCGCATGTTCCGCCACCGCGCCGCGCTCTACCGGCGCGGGCTCGAACCCAACTACACCGCATTGGGCGGCGGGCTGTGGCTGAGCCGCCAGGCCGAGGTTCCCTTGTTTGCGCTGGAGAGCCTGAGCAATGCCTGA
- a CDS encoding ABC transporter ATP-binding protein: protein MTALLEVDSMETAYGSSQVLFGVSFAIAEGEVATLLGRNGMGKTTTVRSLLGLTRARGGTVRFQGERIEALAPDRIARMGLAVVPEGRQIFPNLSVSENLRAFGANRNASSEPWTLDRVYALFPRLAERSRNMGNQLSGGEQQMLAIGRALMTNPHLLVLDEATEGLAPLIREEIWRCLATLRAQGQTILVIDKYVQRLVRLADRHTIIERGQVVWQGDSEQLGADPSLWQRYIGV from the coding sequence ATGACGGCCTTGCTGGAAGTGGATTCGATGGAGACGGCGTACGGCAGCAGCCAGGTGCTGTTCGGCGTCTCGTTTGCTATTGCAGAGGGCGAAGTCGCCACACTGCTGGGCCGCAACGGCATGGGTAAGACCACCACGGTGCGCTCGCTGCTGGGCCTGACGCGTGCGCGCGGCGGTACGGTGCGTTTCCAGGGGGAGCGCATTGAAGCGCTGGCGCCGGACCGCATTGCCCGCATGGGCCTCGCTGTGGTGCCTGAAGGGCGGCAGATCTTTCCCAACCTGTCGGTCAGCGAGAACCTGCGCGCCTTTGGCGCCAACCGCAACGCGAGTAGCGAGCCCTGGACGCTCGATCGCGTCTATGCGCTGTTCCCCCGCCTGGCCGAGCGTTCGCGCAACATGGGCAACCAGCTCTCTGGCGGCGAGCAGCAGATGCTGGCAATTGGCCGCGCCCTCATGACCAACCCGCACCTGCTGGTGCTGGACGAAGCCACCGAGGGGCTGGCGCCGCTGATTCGCGAGGAAATCTGGCGCTGTCTCGCCACGCTGCGGGCGCAGGGGCAAACCATTCTGGTGATCGACAAATACGTGCAGCGCCTGGTGCGCCTGGCCGACCGCCACACCATCATCGAGCGCGGGCAGGTGGTCTGGCAGGGCGATTCGGAGCAGTTGGGCGCTGACCCGTCGCTGTGGCAGCGCTACATCGGAGTATGA
- a CDS encoding acyl-CoA thioesterase, whose translation MNAASPSTAPRFERALRIRFAHCDPAGIVFFPQYLVMFNGLVEDWFTDGLGVPYAELLGPRRVGLPIVRLECDFSAISRMGDDVVLGLSIARLGRSSLALDLCCRAGEQLRVASRQVLVATSLETHRPIAFPPDVRDALAAFVPLQ comes from the coding sequence GTGAATGCCGCTTCTCCATCTACCGCTCCCCGTTTCGAGCGTGCGCTGCGCATTCGTTTCGCGCATTGCGACCCGGCGGGCATTGTCTTCTTCCCGCAGTACCTGGTGATGTTCAACGGTCTGGTGGAAGACTGGTTCACCGACGGCCTGGGCGTGCCGTATGCCGAGCTGCTCGGCCCGCGCCGTGTCGGCCTGCCCATCGTGCGGCTGGAATGCGACTTTTCTGCCATCAGCCGCATGGGCGACGACGTGGTGCTGGGCCTGTCGATTGCGCGCCTGGGCCGCAGTTCGCTCGCGCTCGATCTTTGCTGCCGGGCTGGCGAGCAACTGCGCGTGGCGTCGCGCCAGGTGCTGGTGGCCACCAGCCTGGAGACGCACCGTCCCATCGCCTTTCCGCCCGACGTGCGCGATGCGCTCGCAGCGTTTGTCCCCCTTCAGTGA
- a CDS encoding VOC family protein, whose protein sequence is MFSHVMVGVNDLEASRQFYDAVLGTLGHGPGVANRNRYFYRSRSGSFGITTPINGEAACHGNGSTIGFTVDSPEQGAAFHAAGLANGGSTCEDPPGFREGEMGRLYLAYLRDPDGNKICVVHRPPKPEAGAARA, encoded by the coding sequence ATGTTCAGTCATGTGATGGTGGGTGTGAACGATCTCGAAGCGTCCAGGCAGTTCTACGACGCGGTGCTGGGCACCCTGGGCCACGGCCCCGGCGTGGCCAACCGGAATCGTTATTTCTACCGCAGCCGCTCCGGCAGCTTCGGCATCACCACACCCATCAACGGCGAAGCGGCCTGCCACGGCAACGGCAGCACCATCGGCTTCACCGTCGATTCGCCAGAGCAAGGCGCGGCGTTCCATGCCGCCGGCCTGGCCAACGGCGGCAGCACCTGCGAAGACCCGCCCGGTTTTCGCGAGGGCGAAATGGGACGGCTGTACCTGGCTTACCTGCGCGACCCCGATGGCAACAAGATTTGCGTGGTGCACCGCCCGCCCAAGCCCGAAGCGGGCGCTGCGCGCGCGTGA
- a CDS encoding homoserine dehydrogenase, protein MFRDPVQSLETQPSPSVGAIRPLRVGMIGMGTVGAGTFRVLARNQALIAGRAGRGIEVVVVAARNLARAVGVVGTDVALTNDPMQVATHPGVDVVVEVAGGTGAAREWVLAAIAAGKHVVTANKALLAVHGSEIFAAALEHGVAVAYEGAVAVSIPIVKALREGLTANRIEWVAGIVNGTTNFILSKMRDEGLDFAAALQQAQALGYAEADPSFDIDGVDAAHKMALLAANAFGMPVRFADAQVEGITRLQGLDVACAEQLGFRIKLLGVARRREDHGVPGIELRVQPALVPATHLMAQVNGSMNGIMVKGDAAGVTMYYGAGAGSEPTASAVIADLVDVARLGGTHAAQRVPHLGFHAHAVDNALAVLPRAAVHTRHYLRVPVHSGEQTGAVGAWLATQQVPVAQVQLACDQALPPGTGPQVLVLTGAVAQATVDLAMHALAAHPAVAGPVATLRVEMLEG, encoded by the coding sequence ATGTTCCGCGATCCCGTCCAGTCCCTAGAGACCCAGCCCAGCCCTTCCGTCGGTGCCATCCGCCCTCTGCGCGTGGGCATGATTGGCATGGGCACCGTGGGCGCAGGCACCTTCCGGGTGCTGGCGCGCAACCAGGCGCTGATTGCCGGGCGCGCCGGGCGCGGCATTGAGGTGGTGGTGGTGGCCGCGCGCAATCTGGCGCGCGCCGTGGGGGTGGTGGGCACCGATGTGGCGCTTACGAATGACCCGATGCAGGTGGCCACGCACCCCGGCGTGGATGTGGTAGTGGAAGTGGCCGGTGGCACAGGCGCTGCGCGCGAATGGGTGCTGGCGGCCATTGCCGCAGGCAAACATGTGGTCACGGCCAACAAGGCACTGCTGGCAGTGCACGGCAGCGAGATCTTTGCCGCCGCGCTCGAACACGGCGTGGCGGTAGCGTACGAGGGCGCGGTGGCGGTGAGCATCCCCATCGTCAAGGCGCTGCGCGAGGGACTCACGGCCAACCGCATTGAGTGGGTGGCGGGCATCGTCAACGGCACCACCAATTTCATTCTCAGCAAGATGCGCGATGAGGGGCTGGACTTTGCAGCGGCGCTGCAGCAGGCGCAGGCGCTTGGCTACGCCGAAGCCGACCCCAGCTTCGACATCGACGGCGTGGACGCCGCGCACAAGATGGCGCTGCTGGCGGCCAACGCGTTTGGCATGCCGGTGCGTTTTGCCGATGCGCAGGTCGAGGGCATCACCCGCCTGCAGGGGCTGGATGTGGCCTGCGCCGAGCAGCTTGGCTTTCGCATCAAGCTGCTGGGCGTGGCCAGGCGCCGCGAGGACCACGGCGTGCCGGGTATCGAGCTGCGCGTGCAGCCCGCGCTGGTGCCCGCCACGCACCTGATGGCGCAGGTCAACGGTTCGATGAACGGCATCATGGTCAAGGGCGACGCGGCAGGCGTGACGATGTACTACGGCGCAGGTGCCGGCTCCGAGCCCACCGCATCGGCCGTGATTGCCGACCTGGTGGACGTGGCGCGGCTGGGCGGCACCCACGCGGCCCAGCGCGTGCCGCATTTGGGCTTTCATGCCCACGCGGTGGACAACGCCCTGGCCGTGCTGCCACGCGCTGCCGTGCACACGCGCCACTACCTGCGCGTGCCCGTGCACAGCGGCGAGCAGACCGGCGCCGTAGGCGCCTGGCTGGCCACGCAGCAGGTGCCGGTGGCGCAGGTGCAGTTGGCCTGCGACCAAGCCTTGCCCCCCGGCACGGGCCCCCAGGTGCTGGTGCTGACCGGGGCGGTGGCCCAGGCCACGGTGGACCTCGCCATGCACGCGCTGGCGGCCCACCCCGCCGTGGCAGGCCCGGTGGCGACGCTGCGGGTGGAGATGCTGGAGGGCTGA
- a CDS encoding DUF1439 domain-containing protein, producing MRPALRGPAGPSRRHWLLRAGAAAALALTAGLRPASAGLGISGYTVSLAQLLAMLSQRFPRRFPLAGLATLELLPPGLALRPEVNRLRARIPAVLSGPAIGAPREGVLESEFGLRYEANDRTLRAHDIAVHSLEIDGLEPAAAALLHAWAPRLARRALGEVVLHRLEEKDLALLDGLGLQPGAIAVTEQGLSIAFVRRSLNTQY from the coding sequence ATGCGCCCTGCGCTTCGCGGCCCCGCAGGCCCGTCCCGGCGGCACTGGCTGCTGCGCGCCGGAGCCGCCGCTGCGCTTGCGCTGACCGCTGGCCTGCGCCCCGCGTCGGCCGGTCTGGGGATTTCGGGCTACACGGTGTCGCTGGCGCAATTGCTGGCCATGCTGAGCCAGCGCTTTCCGCGCCGCTTTCCGCTTGCCGGCCTCGCGACGCTGGAACTGCTGCCTCCCGGCCTGGCCCTGCGACCCGAAGTCAACCGTCTGCGCGCCCGGATCCCCGCCGTGCTCAGCGGCCCCGCCATCGGCGCGCCCCGCGAAGGTGTGCTGGAAAGCGAGTTCGGCCTGCGCTACGAAGCGAACGACCGCACGCTGCGCGCCCACGACATCGCTGTACACAGCCTGGAAATCGACGGATTGGAGCCTGCTGCGGCCGCCCTGCTGCACGCCTGGGCCCCGCGGCTGGCGCGGCGCGCACTGGGGGAGGTGGTGCTGCACCGGCTGGAAGAAAAGGACCTCGCTTTGCTGGACGGCCTGGGCCTGCAGCCGGGCGCCATTGCGGTGACCGAGCAGGGACTGTCTATTGCCTTTGTCCGGCGCAGCCTGAATACGCAATATTGA
- a CDS encoding PA4780 family RIO1-like protein kinase, with translation MKAPPRLQSLIDEGLIDTVVRQLMSDKEAMVFVVRHGEQTLCAKIYKEATNRSFRQAVDYTENRKTKNSRTGRAMAKGSKFGRQEQEAAWQNAEVDALYRLAAAGVRVPQPFNFHDGVLLMELVTDAHGDAAPRLNDVSFTPEQALQHHATLIAEVVRMLCAGVVHGDLSEFNILLAHGDVQGEPESTDFPVIIDLPQAVDAAGNHHAQRMLLRDVANLRNFFGQFAPALLKTEYGAEIWSLYQSGMLGNETPLTGRYERSHADVDMQAVLREIDDARDEEAARRLRMATAG, from the coding sequence ATGAAAGCACCCCCCCGACTCCAATCCCTCATCGACGAAGGCCTGATCGACACCGTGGTGCGCCAGCTCATGAGTGACAAGGAGGCCATGGTGTTTGTGGTGCGCCACGGCGAGCAAACCCTCTGCGCCAAAATCTACAAAGAGGCCACGAACCGGAGCTTCCGCCAGGCGGTGGACTACACCGAAAACCGCAAGACCAAGAACTCGCGCACCGGCCGCGCCATGGCCAAGGGCAGCAAGTTTGGCCGGCAGGAGCAAGAAGCCGCCTGGCAAAACGCCGAGGTGGACGCGCTCTACCGCCTGGCCGCCGCCGGCGTGCGCGTGCCCCAGCCTTTCAATTTTCACGACGGCGTGCTGCTGATGGAACTGGTGACCGACGCCCACGGCGACGCCGCCCCGCGTTTGAACGATGTGTCGTTCACCCCCGAACAGGCCTTGCAACACCACGCAACTCTGATTGCCGAGGTGGTGCGCATGCTGTGCGCGGGCGTGGTGCATGGAGACTTGTCGGAATTCAACATCCTGCTGGCCCATGGAGACGTGCAAGGCGAACCCGAGAGCACGGATTTCCCCGTCATCATCGACCTGCCCCAAGCCGTGGACGCGGCCGGCAACCACCACGCCCAGCGCATGCTGCTGCGCGATGTGGCCAATCTGCGCAACTTCTTTGGCCAGTTTGCGCCGGCACTGCTCAAGACCGAGTACGGCGCCGAAATCTGGAGCCTGTACCAAAGCGGCATGCTCGGCAACGAAACCCCCTTGACCGGCCGCTACGAACGCAGCCACGCCGATGTGGACATGCAGGCGGTGCTGCGCGAGATTGATGACGCGCGGGACGAAGAAGCGGCGCGCCGGCTGCGCATGGCGACGGCAGGGTAG
- a CDS encoding RidA family protein produces MQILLPPGWPRPKGYSNGISVRGRMVFVAGMIGWDAQGKFHTDDLAGQVRQALTNVVAVLKEADALPEHIVRMNWYVTDKREYVAAYPEIGKAFRELIGSFNATMMAVEVAALIEDRAKVEIEVTAVVPD; encoded by the coding sequence ATGCAAATTCTTCTTCCCCCCGGCTGGCCGCGTCCCAAGGGCTATTCCAACGGTATCTCGGTCCGTGGCCGCATGGTCTTCGTTGCGGGAATGATCGGCTGGGACGCGCAGGGCAAGTTCCATACGGATGATCTGGCCGGCCAGGTGCGCCAGGCGCTGACCAACGTGGTGGCAGTGCTCAAGGAAGCCGATGCCCTGCCCGAGCACATCGTGCGCATGAACTGGTACGTCACCGACAAGCGCGAGTACGTGGCCGCCTACCCCGAGATCGGCAAGGCGTTTCGCGAACTCATCGGCAGTTTCAACGCCACGATGATGGCGGTGGAAGTGGCCGCCCTGATTGAAGACCGCGCCAAGGTCGAGATCGAGGTCACAGCGGTGGTGCCGGACTGA
- a CDS encoding DUF2130 domain-containing protein — MHDIICPHCNKAFKVDETGYADILKQVRDADFHAQLHERLELAEQDKRNAVALAEAQVAHALQKAAAAKDTEIQALKARLDAGAVERDLAVAQALSAVEKQRDALAHELERARAAQQAADQLAQARLAQELQGVAAQKDAEIERLRSQLEAGEVARRLAVSEAVAVVVRERDELKNDLNLAVVKKQLEEAAIKEQHALQLRDRDGEIARLRDMKARLSTKMVGETLEQHCETEFNRIRATAFAHAYFEKDNDARSGSKGDYIFRDLDESGNEIVSIMFEMKNESDQTATKKRNEDFLKELDKDRTEKGCEYAVLVSLLEPESELYTGIVDMSHRHPKMYVVRPQFFIPIITLLRNAAMKSLQYKSELALVKAQNLDITRFETQLDEFKGAFGRNWRLASDGFEEAVRRIDEAIKDLEKTKEALHKSANNLRLANDKAEDLTIKKLTRGNPTMAAKFAELKQAGISDGE, encoded by the coding sequence ATGCACGACATCATCTGCCCCCACTGCAACAAGGCGTTCAAGGTGGACGAAACCGGCTATGCCGACATCCTCAAGCAGGTGCGCGACGCGGATTTCCACGCGCAGTTGCACGAGCGGCTGGAGCTGGCCGAGCAGGACAAGCGCAATGCGGTGGCGCTGGCCGAGGCCCAGGTGGCCCATGCGCTGCAGAAGGCGGCGGCCGCCAAGGACACCGAGATTCAGGCCCTGAAGGCCCGGTTGGATGCGGGCGCGGTGGAGCGCGATCTGGCGGTGGCGCAGGCCCTGAGCGCGGTGGAAAAGCAGCGCGATGCGCTGGCCCATGAACTGGAACGTGCGCGGGCGGCGCAGCAGGCGGCGGACCAGTTGGCACAAGCGCGGCTGGCGCAGGAGCTGCAAGGTGTGGCCGCGCAAAAGGACGCCGAGATCGAGCGGCTGAGGTCGCAGCTGGAGGCGGGCGAGGTGGCGCGCAGGCTGGCGGTGTCCGAGGCGGTCGCGGTGGTGGTGCGGGAGCGCGATGAGCTCAAGAACGACCTGAACCTGGCGGTGGTGAAGAAGCAGCTGGAGGAGGCCGCCATCAAGGAGCAGCACGCCTTGCAGCTGCGTGACCGCGACGGCGAGATTGCGCGCCTCAGGGACATGAAGGCGCGCCTGTCGACCAAGATGGTGGGCGAGACGCTGGAGCAGCACTGCGAGACGGAGTTCAACCGCATCCGCGCCACGGCTTTTGCGCACGCGTATTTCGAGAAAGACAACGACGCACGCAGCGGCAGCAAGGGCGACTACATCTTTCGCGACCTGGACGAGTCGGGCAACGAAATCGTCTCCATCATGTTCGAGATGAAGAACGAGAGCGACCAGACCGCCACCAAGAAGCGCAACGAAGACTTCTTGAAAGAGCTGGACAAGGACCGCACCGAAAAAGGCTGCGAATATGCGGTGCTGGTGTCGCTGCTGGAGCCCGAGAGCGAGCTGTACACGGGCATCGTGGACATGTCGCACCGCCACCCCAAGATGTACGTGGTGCGGCCGCAGTTCTTCATCCCCATCATCACGCTGCTGCGCAACGCGGCGATGAAGTCGCTGCAGTACAAGTCGGAGCTGGCGCTGGTGAAGGCGCAAAACCTGGACATCACCCGGTTCGAGACGCAGCTCGACGAGTTCAAGGGCGCCTTCGGGCGCAACTGGCGCCTGGCGTCGGACGGGTTCGAGGAGGCGGTTCGGCGCATCGACGAGGCCATCAAGGACCTGGAGAAGACCAAGGAGGCGCTGCACAAGTCGGCCAACAACTTGCGCCTGGCCAACGACAAGGCCGAAGACCTGACCATCAAGAAGCTGACACGCGGCAACCCGACGATGGCGGCCAAATTTGCCGAGCTCAAGCAGGCGGGGATTTCGGACGGTGAATGA
- a CDS encoding DNA-3-methyladenine glycosylase, protein MPTPDHLRAVDIDFSMDSCDVARRLIGVTLLVNGIGGRIVETEAYDQQDPASHTYTGPSVRNAAMFGPPAHVYVYRSYGLHWCMNLVCREAGHGAGVLLRALEPTHGLEAMCERRGLQDPRLLCAGPGRLAQALGVDHSWNHRPVQPPTFALLWNGQAADVLAGSRIGISKAVETPWRFGERGSRYLSRGFGRGA, encoded by the coding sequence ATGCCAACCCCAGACCATTTGCGGGCCGTCGACATCGACTTCAGCATGGATTCGTGCGACGTGGCACGGCGCCTGATCGGTGTGACGCTGCTGGTCAACGGCATCGGCGGCCGCATTGTAGAAACCGAGGCCTACGACCAGCAAGACCCGGCCTCGCACACCTATACCGGGCCTTCGGTGCGCAACGCCGCCATGTTCGGCCCGCCCGCGCATGTCTATGTCTACCGCTCCTACGGCCTGCACTGGTGCATGAACCTGGTCTGCCGCGAAGCCGGCCACGGCGCGGGCGTGCTGCTGCGTGCCTTGGAGCCCACGCACGGGCTGGAGGCAATGTGCGAACGCCGTGGCCTGCAAGACCCGCGCCTGCTCTGCGCCGGCCCCGGCCGCCTGGCGCAGGCACTCGGCGTGGACCACAGTTGGAACCATCGGCCGGTGCAGCCGCCCACCTTCGCTTTGCTGTGGAATGGACAGGCGGCGGACGTGCTGGCCGGTTCGCGCATCGGCATCAGCAAGGCGGTGGAGACACCCTGGCGTTTTGGCGAGCGCGGCTCGCGTTACTTGAGCCGGGGCTTTGGGCGCGGTGCGTAG
- a CDS encoding tRNA-uridine aminocarboxypropyltransferase produces MPEGAGVPAPPHAVSKLKAARLARSTKPFLARGGPKGDRCPGCRLVPSHCLCALHPQTPARAGVCLLMADIEPLKPSNTGWLVADVVADTFAFGWARTAVDPALLALLADPQWQPFVVFPGEFVAPERVVHAVEVSAGGAKALPRRPLFILLDATWPEARKMFRKSPYLDALPVLSLQPEQLSRYRLRRSARTDHFCTAEVAALCLALAGDDQASAVLEAWLDVFTHHYLQAKHQLPVDGHGWGQLALAGAVQDGAELIQFLNQSSTRRRSAGSTGVLTKRSRQSNRLI; encoded by the coding sequence ATGCCTGAGGGCGCGGGCGTGCCTGCCCCGCCCCACGCCGTTTCGAAACTGAAGGCCGCCCGCCTGGCGCGCAGCACCAAGCCCTTTCTGGCGCGCGGCGGCCCCAAGGGCGATCGCTGCCCCGGCTGCCGGCTGGTGCCCAGCCACTGCCTGTGCGCGCTGCATCCACAAACACCAGCGCGCGCCGGCGTCTGCCTGTTGATGGCCGACATCGAACCCCTCAAACCCAGCAACACCGGCTGGCTGGTGGCCGACGTGGTGGCTGACACCTTTGCATTCGGCTGGGCGCGCACCGCAGTGGACCCGGCCTTGTTGGCGCTGCTGGCCGACCCGCAGTGGCAGCCTTTTGTGGTGTTCCCAGGTGAGTTTGTGGCGCCCGAGCGGGTGGTGCACGCGGTTGAAGTTTCTGCTGGCGGAGCCAAAGCGCTGCCGCGTCGCCCACTGTTCATCCTGCTGGACGCCACCTGGCCCGAGGCGCGCAAGATGTTTCGCAAAAGCCCGTATCTCGACGCCTTGCCGGTGCTCAGCCTGCAACCCGAGCAGCTCTCGCGCTACCGCTTGCGCCGCAGCGCGCGCACCGACCATTTCTGCACCGCCGAAGTCGCTGCGCTGTGCCTTGCGCTGGCGGGCGACGACCAGGCCAGCGCGGTACTGGAGGCCTGGCTGGATGTGTTTACCCACCACTACCTGCAGGCCAAGCACCAGTTGCCGGTGGATGGGCACGGCTGGGGGCAGCTTGCACTTGCAGGCGCTGTGCAAGACGGCGCTGAGCTAATTCAGTTTCTCAATCAATCGAGTACGCGAAGGCGAAGCGCAGGCAGTACAGGCGTACTGACAAAGCGAAGCCGACAAAGTAACCGTTTGATTTAG